The Deinococcus carri genome contains a region encoding:
- a CDS encoding isocitrate lyase/phosphoenolpyruvate mutase family protein: MITTAQPPLTQARTFQNLHHAERGFLLPNVWDAASARIFEAAGFPAIGTTSAGIAYSRGRRDGQTLTRAGMCREVAAIVDAVGIPVNADIEAGYGDSPADVARSVTDFVAAGAVGLNLEDATGRPEQPLYTLEEQQRRLEAARTAADAAGLPVYLNARTDTYITQFGNGEEERLAETLRRGRAYLNAGADSVFVPLLTDPATLRRLASDLGGPVTVMAFPGAPSVAALLDAGAVRVSIGQSAMLATLGLTARIARELRDSGTYQAMAASFYGFSEAEQLFAEAAR, encoded by the coding sequence ATGATCACCACAGCACAGCCCCCGCTGACCCAGGCCCGGACCTTTCAGAACCTGCACCACGCTGAGCGCGGCTTCCTCCTGCCCAACGTCTGGGACGCGGCCAGTGCCCGCATCTTCGAGGCGGCGGGCTTCCCGGCCATCGGCACCACCAGCGCGGGCATCGCCTACTCGCGCGGCAGACGGGACGGACAGACCCTCACGCGGGCCGGGATGTGCCGGGAGGTGGCGGCCATCGTGGACGCGGTCGGCATCCCCGTGAACGCCGACATCGAAGCCGGGTACGGCGACTCGCCCGCCGATGTGGCCCGCAGCGTGACCGATTTTGTGGCGGCCGGCGCAGTGGGCCTGAACCTGGAGGACGCCACGGGCCGCCCCGAGCAGCCGCTCTACACCCTGGAGGAGCAGCAACGCCGTCTGGAAGCCGCCCGGACTGCCGCCGACGCCGCTGGCCTCCCCGTGTACCTCAACGCGCGGACGGATACGTACATCACGCAGTTCGGCAACGGAGAAGAGGAGCGCCTGGCCGAAACCCTGCGCCGGGGCCGGGCCTACCTGAACGCGGGGGCCGACAGCGTGTTCGTGCCGCTCCTGACCGACCCGGCCACGCTTCGCCGGCTGGCCTCGGACCTGGGCGGCCCTGTCACGGTGATGGCGTTCCCGGGCGCGCCCTCGGTGGCCGCCTTGCTGGACGCGGGAGCGGTCCGCGTGAGCATAGGGCAGAGCGCCATGCTCGCCACCCTGGGCCTGACTGCACGCATCGCCCGGGAACTGCGGGACTCGGGGACGTATCAGGCGATGGCGGCGTCCTTCTACGGGTTCAGCGAGGCTGAACAGCTTTTTGCGGAAGCGGCTCGCTGA
- the fsa gene encoding fructose-6-phosphate aldolase, with product MEFFIDTAIVDEIREINAWGVLSGVTTNPSLVASSGRDFKEVIQEIAELVGGAISAEVTALDAEGMIKEGREVAGWSEHVVVKLPLTPAGLQACKTLTSEGIKTNITLCFSVPQALLAARAGATYISPFAGRVDDIGWDGIELVRQIKEAYVLGDIRTKVLAASIRHPQHVVQSALAGADVATIPYKVFTQMIKHPLTQAGLDAFLKDWAKRAGANPETPPSEAGTNPQQGGVNAETGQSEPSQGGRQQ from the coding sequence ATGGAATTTTTCATCGATACCGCCATCGTGGACGAGATTCGCGAAATCAATGCCTGGGGCGTCCTGTCGGGCGTCACCACCAACCCCAGCCTGGTCGCCTCCTCGGGCCGCGACTTCAAGGAAGTGATCCAGGAAATCGCTGAGCTGGTGGGCGGAGCCATCAGCGCCGAGGTGACCGCGCTGGACGCGGAAGGCATGATCAAAGAAGGCCGCGAGGTCGCGGGTTGGAGCGAGCATGTCGTCGTCAAGCTGCCGCTGACCCCGGCGGGGTTGCAGGCCTGCAAGACGCTGACGAGCGAGGGCATCAAGACCAACATCACCCTGTGCTTCAGCGTGCCGCAGGCGCTGCTGGCTGCCCGCGCAGGCGCGACCTACATCAGCCCCTTCGCGGGCCGCGTGGACGACATCGGCTGGGACGGCATCGAACTCGTGCGCCAGATCAAGGAAGCCTACGTCCTGGGCGACATCCGGACCAAGGTGCTGGCCGCCTCCATCCGCCACCCCCAGCATGTGGTGCAGTCCGCCCTCGCCGGGGCCGACGTGGCGACCATCCCCTACAAGGTCTTTACCCAGATGATCAAGCACCCGCTGACCCAGGCGGGCCTGGACGCCTTCCTCAAGGACTGGGCCAAGCGTGCCGGGGCCAACCCCGAAACCCCCCCCAGCGAGGCGGGCACCAACCCGCAGCAGGGCGGCGTGAACGCAGAAACCGGGCAGAGTGAACCCAGCCAGGGAGGCCGGCAGCAGTGA
- a CDS encoding DNA-3-methyladenine glycosylase 2, giving the protein MSLPLSRERMLERMLAADPAYDGHFITGVISTGIYCLPSCRARKPKPENVVFHDSPRSARCAGLRPCLRCRPDDFYAGIHAEEARVEGLAALFRSSPAAIRNVAHLASVAGVSTSKLHELFRLHFHLPPAEWLARHRVAAARRLLLTSPRSVADIAFGVGFESLSAFGEQFRRWSGLTPGAYRRLPQEQVLRLTLPAGYPVAAILRDLGRDPQSLTSRVTGDTYTAALRLPSGPLAVRVEFGSGTATCTPVLPPDQSGVDGAEVDWGALHEILLRRLGLTADPGRFEAHVAPHPDLAPLLAGRRGLRLPLVADLFDGLLWAILGQQITFSLVCTLRRRLVRSAGREVGGGLWVPPSPEAVAALDEPALLALGLTRARAAALLNAARQVAGGRLSLDTLAAGTATRAERTLLGLPGIGPWSAQYVMLRALGFQDCLPLGDAALARELQHFFALDSRPDRQQTAALMGRFAPHRSLATLHFWHRFQTRKEMPHDHHSTAPADPGPDLSEPAPR; this is encoded by the coding sequence ATGTCCCTGCCCCTGAGCCGCGAACGGATGCTGGAGCGCATGCTGGCGGCGGACCCCGCCTACGACGGGCACTTCATCACCGGCGTGATCAGCACGGGCATCTACTGCCTGCCGTCCTGCCGCGCGAGAAAGCCCAAGCCGGAAAACGTCGTCTTCCACGACTCACCCCGGAGCGCCCGGTGCGCGGGCCTGCGCCCCTGTCTGCGGTGCAGGCCCGACGACTTCTATGCGGGCATTCATGCGGAGGAAGCGCGGGTGGAGGGGCTGGCCGCCCTCTTCCGCAGTTCCCCCGCCGCGATCCGGAACGTGGCCCATCTGGCGAGCGTGGCCGGGGTCAGCACCAGCAAGCTGCACGAGCTGTTCCGCCTGCACTTTCACCTGCCGCCCGCCGAGTGGCTGGCCCGTCACCGGGTCGCGGCGGCGCGGCGGCTCCTCCTGACCTCCCCGCGCTCGGTCGCCGACATCGCGTTCGGGGTGGGCTTCGAGAGCCTGTCCGCCTTCGGGGAGCAGTTCCGCCGCTGGAGTGGCCTGACCCCGGGGGCGTACCGCCGCCTCCCGCAGGAACAGGTCCTGCGCCTGACCCTCCCCGCGGGCTACCCCGTGGCCGCCATCCTGCGTGACCTGGGCCGCGACCCACAAAGCCTCACCTCCCGCGTCACGGGGGACACGTACACGGCGGCGCTGCGCCTGCCCTCCGGGCCGCTGGCGGTGCGGGTGGAATTCGGGTCGGGCACGGCCACCTGTACACCGGTCCTGCCTCCCGATCAGTCGGGGGTGGACGGTGCAGAGGTGGACTGGGGCGCGCTCCACGAAATCCTGCTGCGGCGGCTGGGCCTCACGGCCGACCCCGGCCGGTTCGAGGCGCACGTCGCGCCGCACCCCGACCTCGCGCCGCTGCTGGCCGGTCGGCGGGGGCTGCGTCTGCCCCTGGTGGCCGACCTCTTCGACGGCCTGCTGTGGGCCATCCTGGGCCAGCAGATCACCTTTTCCCTCGTCTGCACCCTGCGGCGGCGGCTGGTCAGGAGCGCCGGCCGGGAGGTGGGCGGGGGCCTGTGGGTGCCCCCATCCCCGGAAGCGGTCGCCGCCCTGGACGAGCCGGCCCTGCTGGCCCTGGGCCTGACGCGGGCCAGGGCCGCCGCCCTGCTGAACGCCGCGCGGCAGGTGGCCGGGGGCCGGCTTTCCCTGGACACGCTGGCCGCCGGGACCGCCACGCGGGCCGAGCGCACCCTGCTCGGTCTGCCGGGCATCGGCCCCTGGTCGGCCCAGTACGTGATGCTGCGCGCCCTCGGCTTTCAGGACTGCCTGCCGCTAGGCGACGCGGCGCTCGCCCGTGAACTGCAACACTTCTTCGCGCTGGACAGCCGCCCCGACCGCCAGCAGACGGCCGCCCTGATGGGCCGGTTCGCGCCGCACCGCAGCCTCGCCACCCTGCACTTCTGGCACCGCTTTCAGACCCGTAAGGAGATGCCCCATGATCACCACAGCACAGCCCCCGCTGACCCAGGCCCGGACCTTTCAGAACCTGCACCACGCTGA
- a CDS encoding methyltransferase domain-containing protein — protein sequence MTWNPEQYHRHREARSAPVRDLLAMLPGLPYRDAVDLGCGTGEHTRTLAERFPVARVLGLDSSAEMLARADAGGLSNLRFEQGDILELRGEYDLIFSNAALQWLPDHPALLARLWSRVRPGGVLAVQVPANHDHASHRLLTDTANEFGAELQGFTRFGTAHGVSPVLTQAEYAETLDGLGATDITAISKVYPVVLPGAEGVLDWTRGTALVPYLSRLSQEDGARFTAAYLARLRAQWPGERVFYAFTRVLFTARRG from the coding sequence ATGACCTGGAATCCCGAGCAGTACCACCGCCACCGCGAGGCCCGCAGCGCGCCCGTCCGGGACCTGCTGGCGATGCTTCCTGGCCTCCCCTACCGCGACGCCGTGGACCTGGGGTGTGGGACCGGGGAGCATACGCGGACGCTGGCGGAGCGTTTTCCGGTGGCGCGGGTGCTGGGGCTGGACAGCAGTGCCGAGATGCTGGCGCGGGCGGATGCGGGGGGCCTCTCCAACCTGCGTTTCGAGCAGGGGGACATTCTGGAGCTGCGGGGGGAGTACGACCTGATCTTCTCGAACGCGGCCCTCCAGTGGCTCCCGGACCACCCGGCGCTGCTGGCCCGGCTATGGTCCAGGGTGCGGCCCGGCGGGGTGCTGGCGGTGCAGGTGCCCGCGAACCACGACCATGCCAGCCACCGCCTGCTGACCGACACGGCAAACGAGTTCGGGGCCGAGTTGCAGGGCTTTACCCGCTTCGGCACGGCACATGGGGTCTCCCCGGTGCTGACCCAGGCGGAGTACGCCGAGACGCTGGACGGGCTGGGGGCAACCGACATCACCGCCATCAGCAAGGTCTATCCGGTGGTGCTGCCGGGCGCGGAGGGTGTGCTGGACTGGACGCGGGGAACGGCGCTGGTGCCCTACCTTTCCCGCCTGAGTCAGGAGGATGGGGCGCGGTTCACGGCGGCCTACCTGGCACGCCTGCGGGCGCAGTGGCCGGGCGAGCGGGTGTTCTACGCCTTCACGCGGGTGCTGTTCACGGCGCGGCGGGGCTGA
- a CDS encoding DegV family protein, which yields MIAVVTDSTCDLHPTLARQLGLEVVPLHVLLGERRFRDWHEIELDAVFDHVRGGGSVTTQPVAQAAFEQLYRELLATHDSVVSLHLSGHLSATVDHARQAAQALKAGGRVHVLDSGLTSLALAETAIVAREAAAAGADLPGVLRAIETAQDGMLTEFTIPDLEYLRRGGRLSRAQQLLGSVLGMQPVMRFDEGRFRAVRRVRSPHVARDILGQLEAHFGRDPVSVSIAHAGRDPVRIAELKAAMNASSLKVVRGRLQLLGPVIGAHVGPGAYGLLARRVEA from the coding sequence ATGATAGCTGTCGTCACCGATTCCACCTGTGATCTCCACCCGACCCTGGCCCGGCAGCTCGGTCTGGAGGTGGTGCCTCTGCACGTGCTGCTGGGAGAGCGCCGGTTCCGTGACTGGCACGAGATCGAACTCGACGCCGTCTTCGACCATGTGCGCGGGGGCGGGAGCGTCACCACCCAGCCCGTAGCGCAGGCGGCCTTCGAGCAGCTCTACCGCGAGCTGCTGGCGACCCATGACAGCGTGGTCAGCCTGCACCTCAGCGGGCACCTGTCGGCCACGGTCGACCATGCCCGCCAGGCGGCGCAGGCCCTGAAAGCCGGGGGCCGCGTCCACGTGCTCGACAGTGGCCTGACCTCGCTGGCCCTGGCCGAGACGGCCATCGTGGCCCGCGAGGCGGCCGCGGCGGGCGCGGACCTGCCCGGAGTGCTGCGCGCCATCGAAACGGCGCAGGACGGCATGCTGACCGAATTCACCATCCCCGACCTGGAGTACCTGCGCCGGGGCGGGCGGCTCTCGCGTGCCCAGCAGCTCCTGGGCAGCGTGCTGGGGATGCAGCCCGTGATGCGCTTTGACGAGGGGCGCTTCCGGGCCGTGCGCCGCGTCCGCAGTCCCCACGTGGCCCGCGACATTCTCGGGCAGCTCGAGGCGCACTTCGGCCGTGACCCGGTCTCCGTGTCCATCGCCCACGCGGGCCGCGACCCGGTGCGGATTGCCGAACTCAAGGCCGCCATGAACGCCAGCAGCCTGAAGGTGGTCCGGGGCCGCCTGCAACTGCTCGGCCCGGTCATCGGTGCCCACGTGGGTCCGGGGGCCTATGGCCTGCTGGCCCGCCGCGTGGAGGCGTGA
- the bshA gene encoding N-acetyl-alpha-D-glucosaminyl L-malate synthase BshA produces MVSIPDKIAVLCHTGAGGSGVVATELGLMVAQAGREVHFVGSAMPFRLAGHQGVRGPFYHQVSGFAYALFDQPYPELAAANTLTEVILEHGVTLAHAHYAIPHATAAIHARAITGRSRVMTTLHGTDVTLVGAEPAFRHTTRHAIEHSDHVTAVSHFLAEQTREVFGVDRPIEVIHNFVDGDRFVRVTDPAMRARFAHPDEALVVHVSNFRPVKRVEDVVQVFARIASEIPARLLMIGDGPERPRAFELAGQLGVIGRTQFLGSFPDVQNVLGISDLFLLPSSNESFGLAALEAMSCEVPVVAARAGGIPEVVEDGVTGFLAPVGDVDAMAHAALRVLRDRDLYLSMGAAGRHAALTRFHPGQIVPRYLEAYARTVEGAVG; encoded by the coding sequence ATGGTTTCGATTCCAGACAAGATAGCCGTGCTGTGCCACACGGGGGCCGGGGGGTCGGGCGTCGTGGCGACCGAACTGGGCCTGATGGTGGCGCAGGCGGGGCGCGAGGTCCACTTTGTCGGCTCGGCAATGCCCTTCCGGCTGGCGGGGCACCAGGGGGTGCGGGGGCCGTTTTACCACCAGGTGAGCGGCTTCGCCTACGCCCTGTTCGACCAGCCCTATCCCGAGCTGGCCGCCGCCAACACGCTGACGGAAGTCATCCTGGAACACGGCGTGACGCTCGCGCACGCGCACTACGCGATTCCGCACGCCACCGCCGCAATTCACGCGCGCGCCATCACCGGCAGGAGCCGCGTGATGACCACCCTGCACGGCACCGACGTGACGCTGGTGGGCGCGGAACCCGCCTTTCGCCACACGACCCGGCACGCCATCGAGCACAGCGACCACGTGACCGCCGTCTCGCACTTCCTGGCCGAGCAGACGCGCGAGGTCTTCGGGGTGGACCGCCCCATCGAGGTGATTCACAACTTCGTGGACGGCGACCGCTTCGTGCGCGTGACCGACCCCGCCATGCGCGCCCGCTTCGCCCACCCGGACGAGGCCCTGGTGGTCCACGTGAGCAACTTCCGGCCCGTCAAGCGGGTGGAGGACGTGGTGCAGGTATTCGCCCGCATCGCCAGCGAGATTCCCGCCCGCCTGCTGATGATCGGCGACGGCCCCGAGCGCCCCCGCGCCTTCGAGCTGGCCGGGCAACTGGGCGTGATCGGGCGCACGCAGTTCCTGGGGTCCTTTCCCGACGTGCAGAACGTGCTGGGCATCAGTGACCTGTTCCTGCTGCCCAGCAGCAACGAGAGCTTCGGCCTCGCCGCGCTGGAGGCCATGAGCTGCGAGGTGCCGGTCGTCGCCGCCCGCGCCGGGGGCATTCCCGAGGTCGTGGAGGACGGCGTGACCGGCTTCCTCGCCCCCGTCGGCGACGTGGACGCGATGGCGCACGCGGCCCTGCGGGTGCTGCGCGACCGTGACCTGTACCTGAGTATGGGGGCCGCAGGCCGCCACGCCGCCCTGACCCGCTTTCACCCCGGCCAGATCGTGCCCCGCTATCTGGAGGCCTACGCCCGGACAGTGGAGGGTGCAGTGGGCTGA
- a CDS encoding ChaB family protein → MPYNSISELPQSQVDQYDPHQKEAFLKAFNSALEEYGDEHRAFAVAHTAAEKAGAKEEREQEK, encoded by the coding sequence ATGCCCTACAACAGCATCTCGGAGTTGCCGCAGTCGCAGGTGGACCAGTACGACCCGCACCAGAAAGAAGCTTTCCTGAAAGCCTTCAACAGCGCCCTGGAGGAGTACGGCGACGAGCACCGCGCCTTTGCCGTCGCCCACACGGCGGCCGAGAAGGCGGGCGCGAAGGAAGAGCGCGAGCAGGAGAAGTAA
- the ileS gene encoding isoleucine--tRNA ligase: MTTTDPRPTTSPPTPSDTLFQPVNSQPSFRELEEGVLNFWQAGHVFEQTQERKEGQPEFVFYEGPPTANGRPALHHVLARSFKDLFPRYKVMQGYHVTRKGGWDTHGLPVEISVEKRLGLLGRNHGASRAELEEFNRLCRTSVWETIQEWNTFTERLGYWVDLSDPYITYENEYVQSVWNLLKRLHAQGLIAQDYKVVPLSPRISTTLSRAELGEVDSYRMVDDPSVYVRFPVIWDTLPERAHAVLSGLSGEDRQNLALVVWTTTPWTLPSNTLAAVNADLTYVVARSEAGPIIVAADAVERLSGLHKNAAPLEVLTSFAGRELEGVEYEPPFPEVATELGVVRELHERNAQGRPVMHFVTLADFVSAEDGSGVAHEAPAYGAEDLELARKYGVPLMFGVDDHGILRVTGERGKFFKDADKGLIADLKARGLMFWAGTLRHRYPFHDRTGDPILYFAKKGWYIRTNSVSERMLEENQKINWVPANIKNGRFGNWLEGNVDWAISRERYWGTPLPFWLSEDGDLRVVGSVAELSELTGRDLTDLDLHRPYIDDITFEQSGKTYRRVPEVLDVWFDSGSMPYAQWHLLTDETGEHALPGAGAQKELFERHFPADFISEAIDQTRGWFYSLHAISTMLYGQPAYKNVICLGHIVDEHGAKMSKSKGNVVEPLPLFDRYGADSVRWYMFMASDPGDQKRFSERLVAEAQRNYVNTLWNVYSFFVLYANLDRPELGAAPALSERPEMDRWLLARLEETVRDVTASLDAYDARGGGRALERFVNDLSNWYVRRNRSRFWGEGGQVDVAAYATLHEALVVVSQLTAPFTPFLAEAMYRNLTRGEGAQSVHLTRWPQVRAERLDERLTAEMAAVMKVVELGRAVRGAHNLKTRQPLASVTVRAGTPELTDALRRSQEQLMEELNVKQVQFLEGVTDLVQYSLRPNLPVIGKVYGKALPAVRAALAQADAAAVARAVQAGESFTVEANGQQFELTPEGVLVDAKAPEGVAAAEDAGFLVAFDTHLTRDLVLEGLARDLVRGIQEARKAAGFEVQDRIRLALDLEGDAREAAEQWRDFIAGEVLASELTFGPGEGHAAEVEGGTAYLTRL; encoded by the coding sequence ATGACCACCACCGACCCCAGGCCCACCACCTCCCCCCCCACCCCTTCGGACACTCTGTTTCAGCCGGTGAACTCGCAGCCCAGCTTCCGCGAACTCGAAGAAGGCGTGCTGAACTTCTGGCAGGCGGGCCATGTCTTCGAGCAGACACAGGAGCGCAAAGAAGGCCAGCCCGAGTTCGTGTTCTACGAGGGGCCGCCCACCGCGAACGGGCGTCCGGCGCTGCACCACGTCCTGGCGCGCTCCTTCAAGGACCTGTTTCCGCGCTACAAGGTGATGCAGGGCTACCACGTCACCCGCAAGGGCGGCTGGGACACCCACGGCCTGCCGGTGGAGATCAGCGTGGAGAAGCGGCTGGGGCTGCTGGGGCGCAACCACGGCGCGAGCCGGGCCGAGCTGGAGGAGTTCAACCGCCTGTGCCGCACGTCGGTGTGGGAAACCATTCAGGAGTGGAACACCTTCACCGAGCGGCTGGGGTACTGGGTGGACCTCAGCGACCCCTACATCACGTATGAGAACGAGTACGTGCAGAGCGTGTGGAACCTGCTTAAAAGGCTGCACGCGCAGGGGCTGATCGCGCAGGACTACAAGGTGGTGCCCCTCTCGCCGCGCATCAGCACCACGCTCTCGCGGGCCGAACTGGGTGAAGTGGATTCCTACCGCATGGTGGACGACCCCAGCGTGTACGTGCGCTTCCCGGTGATCTGGGACACGCTGCCCGAGCGGGCACACGCTGTGCTGAGCGGGCTGAGCGGCGAGGACCGGCAGAACCTCGCGCTGGTGGTGTGGACCACGACGCCCTGGACGCTGCCCAGCAACACGCTGGCGGCGGTGAACGCGGACCTGACGTATGTGGTCGCGCGCAGCGAGGCGGGGCCGATCATCGTGGCGGCCGACGCGGTGGAACGCCTCTCGGGGCTGCACAAGAACGCCGCGCCGCTGGAGGTGCTGACGAGCTTCGCGGGCCGCGAGCTGGAGGGCGTGGAATACGAGCCGCCGTTCCCGGAAGTGGCGACCGAACTGGGCGTGGTGAGGGAACTGCACGAGCGCAATGCGCAGGGCCGCCCGGTGATGCACTTCGTGACGCTGGCGGACTTCGTGAGCGCGGAGGACGGCTCGGGCGTGGCGCACGAGGCCCCGGCCTACGGCGCGGAGGACCTGGAGCTGGCCCGCAAGTACGGCGTGCCGCTGATGTTCGGGGTGGACGACCACGGCATCCTGCGGGTCACGGGCGAGCGCGGCAAGTTCTTCAAGGACGCGGACAAGGGCCTGATCGCGGACCTCAAGGCGCGGGGGCTGATGTTCTGGGCGGGCACGCTGCGCCACCGCTACCCCTTCCACGACCGCACCGGCGACCCGATCCTCTACTTCGCCAAGAAGGGCTGGTACATCCGCACGAACAGCGTCTCGGAGCGGATGCTGGAGGAGAACCAGAAGATCAACTGGGTCCCGGCGAACATCAAGAACGGGCGCTTCGGCAACTGGCTGGAGGGCAATGTGGACTGGGCCATCTCCCGCGAGCGCTACTGGGGCACGCCGCTGCCCTTCTGGCTCAGCGAGGACGGCGACCTGCGCGTGGTGGGCAGCGTGGCGGAACTCTCGGAGCTGACCGGGCGCGACCTCACGGACCTCGACCTGCACCGGCCCTACATCGACGACATCACGTTCGAGCAAAGCGGCAAGACCTACCGCCGCGTGCCGGAGGTGCTGGACGTGTGGTTCGACTCCGGCTCGATGCCCTACGCGCAGTGGCACCTGCTGACGGACGAGACGGGCGAGCACGCGCTGCCGGGCGCGGGGGCGCAGAAGGAACTGTTCGAGCGCCACTTCCCCGCCGACTTCATCAGCGAGGCCATCGACCAGACGCGCGGGTGGTTCTACAGCCTGCACGCGATCAGCACCATGCTCTATGGCCAGCCCGCGTACAAGAACGTCATCTGCCTGGGCCACATCGTGGACGAGCACGGTGCGAAGATGAGCAAGAGCAAGGGCAACGTGGTGGAGCCGCTGCCGCTGTTCGACCGCTACGGTGCCGACTCCGTGCGCTGGTACATGTTCATGGCGTCGGACCCCGGCGACCAGAAGCGCTTTTCCGAGCGGCTGGTGGCCGAGGCGCAGCGCAACTACGTGAACACGCTGTGGAACGTCTATTCCTTCTTCGTGCTGTACGCGAATCTGGACCGGCCGGAGCTGGGGGCGGCCCCCGCGCTGTCCGAGCGCCCCGAGATGGACCGCTGGCTGCTCGCGCGGCTGGAGGAGACGGTGCGGGACGTGACGGCCTCGCTCGACGCCTACGACGCCCGCGGGGGCGGACGCGCGCTGGAACGCTTCGTGAACGACCTGAGCAACTGGTACGTCCGCCGCAATCGCAGCCGGTTCTGGGGCGAGGGTGGACAGGTGGATGTGGCCGCCTACGCCACGCTGCACGAGGCGCTGGTGGTGGTGTCGCAGCTCACGGCACCCTTCACGCCGTTCCTGGCGGAGGCGATGTACCGCAACCTCACGCGCGGGGAGGGCGCACAGAGTGTCCATCTCACCCGCTGGCCGCAGGTCCGCGCCGAGCGGCTGGACGAGCGGCTGACCGCCGAGATGGCCGCCGTGATGAAGGTGGTCGAGCTGGGCCGGGCGGTGCGCGGCGCGCACAATCTCAAGACGCGGCAGCCGCTGGCGAGCGTGACCGTGCGCGCGGGTACGCCGGAACTGACGGACGCGCTGCGCCGCTCGCAGGAGCAGCTCATGGAGGAGCTGAACGTCAAACAGGTGCAGTTCCTGGAGGGCGTGACCGACCTGGTGCAATACAGCCTGCGCCCCAATCTGCCCGTCATCGGCAAGGTGTACGGCAAGGCGCTCCCCGCCGTGCGCGCGGCGCTGGCGCAGGCGGACGCGGCGGCGGTGGCCCGCGCGGTGCAGGCGGGCGAGAGCTTCACGGTGGAGGCGAACGGGCAGCAGTTCGAGCTGACGCCGGAGGGGGTGCTGGTGGATGCCAAGGCCCCCGAGGGAGTCGCGGCGGCGGAGGACGCCGGGTTCCTGGTGGCCTTCGACACGCACCTGACGCGCGACCTGGTGCTGGAGGGCCTGGCCCGCGACCTGGTGCGCGGCATTCAGGAGGCGCGTAAGGCGGCGGGCTTCGAGGTGCAGGACCGTATCCGCCTCGCGCTGGACCTGGAGGGGGACGCCCGCGAGGCAGCCGAACAGTGGCGCGACTTCATCGCCGGGGAGGTGCTGGCGTCCGAGCTGACCTTTGGGCCAGGCGAGGGCCATGCGGCGGAGGTGGAGGGCGGCACGGCTTATCTGACACGGCTCTGA
- the rho gene encoding transcription termination factor Rho — translation MTEPHTAPLPFHELQQKILPELHLIAAQSGIENYRKLKKDALALAIMERQAEAEGQVLARGYLDISPDGYGFLQSDLLEPASRSVLVTAGVIKQYHLRTGDEVIGRARKPRENERYGTLVQVEAVNGLDPQSARQRPRFDDLTPTFPDRQLVLEDPLMDDSLSLRVVDLLVPIGRGQRALIVAPPKAGKTTLLKKIANSIVKNYPDVTVMVLLVDERPEEVTDFRESVQGAQVIASTFDEPPQHHVRVAEFVHERARRIVEEGGHVVILLDSITRLARANNLVTPPTGRTLSGGLDSNALHWPKRFLGAARNIREGGSLTILATALVETGSRMDDVIFEEFKGTGNAELVLSRRLEERRIFPAMDILKSGTRREELLLQPEVLKKMWLLRKVISDMDPADAMEMLLSRMGKTRNNVEFLQALAGG, via the coding sequence GTGACCGAACCCCACACCGCGCCGCTTCCCTTTCACGAACTCCAGCAGAAGATTCTGCCCGAGCTGCACCTGATCGCCGCCCAGTCGGGCATCGAGAACTACCGCAAGCTGAAAAAGGATGCCCTGGCCCTCGCCATCATGGAGCGGCAGGCGGAGGCCGAGGGGCAGGTCCTGGCGCGCGGCTACCTCGACATCAGCCCCGACGGCTACGGCTTTCTCCAGTCCGATCTGCTGGAACCGGCCTCCAGAAGCGTGCTGGTGACGGCGGGCGTCATCAAGCAGTACCACCTGCGCACCGGCGACGAGGTGATCGGCCGCGCCCGCAAGCCCCGCGAGAACGAGCGCTACGGCACGCTGGTGCAGGTGGAGGCCGTCAACGGCCTGGACCCCCAGTCCGCCCGCCAGCGCCCCCGCTTCGACGACCTCACCCCGACCTTCCCCGACCGTCAGCTGGTGCTGGAAGACCCGCTGATGGACGACAGTCTCTCGCTGCGGGTGGTGGATCTGCTGGTGCCCATCGGCCGCGGGCAGCGCGCGCTGATCGTCGCGCCGCCCAAGGCAGGCAAGACCACCCTGCTCAAGAAGATCGCCAACTCCATCGTCAAGAACTACCCCGACGTGACGGTGATGGTCCTGCTGGTGGACGAGCGCCCCGAGGAGGTCACCGACTTCCGCGAGAGCGTGCAGGGCGCGCAGGTGATCGCCTCGACCTTCGACGAGCCGCCCCAGCACCACGTCCGGGTGGCCGAGTTCGTCCACGAACGCGCCCGCCGCATCGTGGAGGAAGGCGGGCACGTGGTGATCCTGCTCGACTCGATCACCCGCCTGGCCCGCGCCAACAACCTGGTCACGCCGCCCACCGGGCGCACCTTATCCGGCGGCCTCGATTCCAATGCGCTGCACTGGCCCAAGCGCTTTCTGGGCGCGGCGCGCAACATCCGCGAGGGCGGCAGCCTCACCATCCTGGCGACCGCGCTGGTGGAAACCGGCTCGCGCATGGACGACGTGATCTTCGAGGAGTTCAAGGGGACCGGCAATGCCGAACTGGTCCTCTCGCGCCGCCTGGAAGAGCGCCGCATCTTCCCCGCGATGGACATCCTGAAGTCGGGCACCCGCCGCGAGGAGCTGCTGCTCCAGCCCGAGGTGCTGAAGAAGATGTGGCTGCTGCGCAAGGTGATCAGCGACATGGACCCCGCCGACGCGATGGAGATGCTGCTCTCACGCATGGGCAAGACGCGCAACAACGTCGAATTCCTGCAGGCCCTGGCCGGCGGCTGA